From one Culex quinquefasciatus strain JHB chromosome 3, VPISU_Cqui_1.0_pri_paternal, whole genome shotgun sequence genomic stretch:
- the LOC119769692 gene encoding spermine synthase isoform X1, with product MSANSVLLDFSLDPTRISDEVSRKDIVKLCKEHLEKYLDTLKITYDMLTEDGYLCVLSSGPIITTIRFFNQGLITINIEYYRAECEAPKISFEQIKSLENNLRLKLEAKRSKHLPPIKRGSNVDVYLTSSDERVIEYDIDKVLYDKRSDFQKIQIVHSKSLGNMLVLDELQNIAEADLIYTETLMRRGVENYKGKEICILGGGDGALLYELLKEEPKHVVMLEIDELVMQACNKYMNSICGDVLERRKADDFEIIVGDCMVYLNKYMKEGRQFDYVFGDLTDIPISDTPTGEIWDFIRTILEASFKVLKPDGRFMTHGNGVSCPESLQMYEEQLGKLTPAVTYTKCTAFVPSFMEEWVFYQVQRGSGAAASV from the exons ATGTCGGCCAATTCGGTGCTGCTGGATTTCTCCCTGGACCCAACCCGGATCAGCGATGAGGTCTCCCGGAAGGACATCGTCAAGTTGTGCAAGGAACACCTGGAGAAGTACCTGGACACGCTCAAGATCACCTACGATATGTTGACCGAGGACGGTTACCTGTGCGTGCTGAGTTCCGGACCGATCATCACGACGATCCGGTTCTTCAATCAGGGCCTAATTACCATCAACATCGAGTACTACCGGGCCGAGTGCGAGGCGCCCAAAATCTCCTTCGAA CAAATAAAATCGCTTGAAAATAACTTGCGCCTTAAGCTGGAGGCGAAACGTTCCAAGCACCTTCCACCGATAAAAAGAGGCAGTAACGTTGATGTTTACCTAACGAGCTCAG ACGAACGCGTCATTGAGTACGACATTGATAAGGTGCTGTACGACAAGCGGTCCGACTTCCAGAAGATCCAGATTGTCCACTCCAAGAGTCTGGGCAACATGCTCGTGCTGGATGAGTTGCAAA ATATTGCAGAGGCCGATCTGATCTACACCGAAACGTTGATGCGTCGCGGCGTAGAAAACTACAAGGGCAAGGAGATTTGCATCCTCGGCGGTGGCGACGGAGCCCTTCTCTACGAGCTGCTCAAGGAGGAACCCAAGCACGTGGTCATGCTGGAGATCGACGAGCTGGTCATGCAGGCCTGCAACAAGTACATGAACTCGATCTGCGGCGACGTGCTGGAGAGACGCAAGGCCGATGACTTTGAGATCATCGTGGGCGACTGCATGGTCTACCTGAACAAGTACATGAAGGAGGGTCGCCAGTTTGACTACGTTTTTGGCGATCTGACCGACATTCCGATTTCGGACACCCCGACGGGGGAGATTTGGGACTTTATTCGGACCATTCTGGAGGCGTCGTTCAAGGTGCTCAAGCCGGACGGACGGTTCATGACTCAC GGTAACGGCGTCAGCTGCCCGGAATCGCTCCAAATGTACGAGGAACAGCTCGGCAAGCTAACGCCGGCGGTCACCTACACCAAGTGTACCGCCTTCGTTCCGTCCTTCATGGAGGAGTGGGTATTCTATCAAGTACAGCGCGGAAGTGGAGCCGCTGCCAGCGTTTGA
- the LOC119769692 gene encoding spermine synthase isoform X2 encodes MSANSVLLDFSLDPTRISDEVSRKDIVKLCKEHLEKYLDTLKITYDMLTEDGYLCVLSSGPIITTIRFFNQGLITINIEYYRAECEAPKISFEQTRELENSLVQNLKLNHGQSLPALQRGPVTKYFPTADERVIEYDIDKVLYDKRSDFQKIQIVHSKSLGNMLVLDELQNIAEADLIYTETLMRRGVENYKGKEICILGGGDGALLYELLKEEPKHVVMLEIDELVMQACNKYMNSICGDVLERRKADDFEIIVGDCMVYLNKYMKEGRQFDYVFGDLTDIPISDTPTGEIWDFIRTILEASFKVLKPDGRFMTHGNGVSCPESLQMYEEQLGKLTPAVTYTKCTAFVPSFMEEWVFYQVQRGSGAAASV; translated from the exons ATGTCGGCCAATTCGGTGCTGCTGGATTTCTCCCTGGACCCAACCCGGATCAGCGATGAGGTCTCCCGGAAGGACATCGTCAAGTTGTGCAAGGAACACCTGGAGAAGTACCTGGACACGCTCAAGATCACCTACGATATGTTGACCGAGGACGGTTACCTGTGCGTGCTGAGTTCCGGACCGATCATCACGACGATCCGGTTCTTCAATCAGGGCCTAATTACCATCAACATCGAGTACTACCGGGCCGAGTGCGAGGCGCCCAAAATCTCCTTCGAA CAAACACGTGAGCTCGAGAATAGCCTGGTTCAGAACCTTAAGCTGAACCACGGTCAGTCGTTGCCGGCACTGCAACGTGGCCCGGTTACCAAATACTTCCCGACCGCAG ACGAACGCGTCATTGAGTACGACATTGATAAGGTGCTGTACGACAAGCGGTCCGACTTCCAGAAGATCCAGATTGTCCACTCCAAGAGTCTGGGCAACATGCTCGTGCTGGATGAGTTGCAAA ATATTGCAGAGGCCGATCTGATCTACACCGAAACGTTGATGCGTCGCGGCGTAGAAAACTACAAGGGCAAGGAGATTTGCATCCTCGGCGGTGGCGACGGAGCCCTTCTCTACGAGCTGCTCAAGGAGGAACCCAAGCACGTGGTCATGCTGGAGATCGACGAGCTGGTCATGCAGGCCTGCAACAAGTACATGAACTCGATCTGCGGCGACGTGCTGGAGAGACGCAAGGCCGATGACTTTGAGATCATCGTGGGCGACTGCATGGTCTACCTGAACAAGTACATGAAGGAGGGTCGCCAGTTTGACTACGTTTTTGGCGATCTGACCGACATTCCGATTTCGGACACCCCGACGGGGGAGATTTGGGACTTTATTCGGACCATTCTGGAGGCGTCGTTCAAGGTGCTCAAGCCGGACGGACGGTTCATGACTCAC GGTAACGGCGTCAGCTGCCCGGAATCGCTCCAAATGTACGAGGAACAGCTCGGCAAGCTAACGCCGGCGGTCACCTACACCAAGTGTACCGCCTTCGTTCCGTCCTTCATGGAGGAGTGGGTATTCTATCAAGTACAGCGCGGAAGTGGAGCCGCTGCCAGCGTTTGA
- the LOC6033484 gene encoding LOW QUALITY PROTEIN: uncharacterized protein LOC6033484 (The sequence of the model RefSeq protein was modified relative to this genomic sequence to represent the inferred CDS: deleted 2 bases in 1 codon) — translation MDCNRNNAFSEKLKEQVHGSFDRIRKALDLREKLLLRQLSVVVQQSHHVTFQFDNIKFVDNGEEELIGRIRTYGKYNIDNFNIILKDPYENEEYIQDDHDLMHKSCRRGVGDDERENPESEEIVVEFFNNKSLIKEGAEMVRESIINLALNESKELIDKSFNESAELQLEEDLERIKIDLTNFRNRERIVTDSLSTQGEGRKASVDISNNNGISQCGAFGIDPTKVARQQQQQMITKASQTELDKAGRHGSGGNVSSSTDTERSLVAKSSKQHVEKSMKHISNLTMNNCGGTINLKNVTNLTINTCPEESPVKSAEPKSPPAVARCPSEEGSPECGFYKRLITENKILRQHILKTSLASAHVPNPQSSESTNVTSSESPRPPSESSSSDGSSDTKPQRLPLTVAELRAVLNLPQQDDTLTQVLGDLFALASPTTAAAVVADVAAKEPIAARPGATQEHTMQIQQWLKQIISETETEPLQNAELMEFSHINN, via the exons ATGGATTGCAACAGGAACAATGCATTTTCAGAGAAG CTAAAGGAACAAGTGCACGGATCGTTCGACCGTATCCGGAAGGCACTGGACCTGCGGGAGAAGCTGCTGCTGAGACAGCTGTCGGTCGTGGTCCAGCAGTCGCACCATGTCACATTCCAGTTTGATAACATAAAGTTTGTGGACAACGGCGAGGAGGAGCTGATTGGCCGGATCCGGACGTACGGGAAATACAATATAGATAATTTTAACATCATACTTAAAGATCCGTACGAGAACGAGGAGTACATCCAGGATGATCACGATTTGATGCATAAAAGCTGTCGACGGGGAGTTGGGGATGACGAACGGGAAAATCCGGAGAGTGAGGAAATTGTGGTGGAATTCTTCAACAACAAGAGCCTTATCAAGGAGGGTGCGGAAATGGTGCGGGAGTCCATTATCAATCTGGCCCTGAACGAAAGCAAAGAGCTGATCGATAAGAGTTTCAATGAAAGTGCAGAGCTGCAGCTGGAGGAGGATCTGGAACGCATCAAAATCGATCTAACAAACTTTCGAAATCGCGAGCGCATTGTAACAGATTCACTTTCAACGCAAGGTGAAGGTAGAAAGGCATCTGTTGATATTAGCAACAACAACGGAATCAGTCAGTGTGGGGCGTTTGGAATTGACCCAACAAAAGTTGCCaggcagcaacagcaacagatGATAACGAAAGCGTCCCAAACTGAGTTGGACAAGGCAGGTAGACACGGCAGTGGCGGTAACGTTTCGTCCAGCACCGACACTGAGCGCAGTCTCGTGGCCAAAAGTAGCAAACAGCACGTAGAAAAGAGCATGAAACACATTTCTAATCTGACGATGAACAATTGCGGCGGCACAATCAACCTTAAAAACGTTACAAATCTAACGATAAACACCTGCCCGGAAGAGTCGCCGGTCAAATCGGCCGAGCCAAAGTCTCCCCCGGCGGTCGCGCGTTGTCCCTCCGAGGAAGGCAGCCCAGAGTGTGGCTTCTACAAGCGTCTCATCACGGAGAATAAAATACTTCGCCAGCACATCCTAAAGACTAGCCTGGCATCGGCGCACGTGCCAAATCCGCAGTCTTCCGAATCGACCAACGTTACCAGTTCGGAATCCCCGCGGCCACCGTCCGAATCTTCGTCCTCCGACGGCTCTTCCGACACCAAACCACAACGGCTGCCCCTGACGGTGGCGGAACTGCGCGCCGTACTGAACCTGCCCCAGCAGGACGATACCCTGACGCAGGTGCTTGGCGATTTGTTTGCGCTGGCCTCGCCGACGACGGCCGCAGCCGTAGTAGCTGATGTTGCGGCGAAAGAACCAATCGCAGCC CGCCCCGGTGCAACGCAAGAGCACACGATGCAAATTCAGCAGTGGCTCAAGCAAATCATCTCCGAAACCGAAACCGAACCACTGCAGAACGCCGAACTGATGGAGTTTAGCCACATCAACAATTAG
- the LOC6033485 gene encoding kinesin-like protein subito isoform X2 — MLGIENSVDRRMRPRPNTRVNLESLMSNESSRTSSSRSSSPSNRSPSPVQSEYIPPEAVKEESTVKVCLRLRPNLKNNPVRLAFRIQDNTLLARGSDDNSTERQYTFSDIFNDSVSQAQVYESCIRPSISNITGDRGATFLTYGTSGSGKTYTLLGTNNSPGIVPRAIEQVFVENSNLISPQPNLKIDKTTIQTLDDESVRDEINKVQAMKRILQNRDNSHVRMKSIIQKEHAFHPKEDPDLRVFIWVSFVEIYNENVYDLLAHDSIFGKRKPMKILSNEGNAYIKDLSCVYAGSSEDAYNILQFGIQSATYGSTDVNSNSSRSHSIFSMTVVSFSVVDQQINYSVYKFCDLAGSERLKKTGTVGDRLKEAQKINTSLLVLGRCLETVYKNQKSKKLAEIVPVRDSKLTMLIQSALLGKEKFTMIVNLYPTEEYYDENLNVLNFSSIAKQIVLQKKMTQKHHRSTRFSFFLAQATSSPSARIDGNRLMMEIERLKQELDHEATVYREQLNEKELENQFLRQELLRQELQLRNELTDDFESYCVQREATFQTRLKQAQEAAALPYKSQIATLNTKVEKLRETIMDMEYEEEEYEKKLAAYQDELRKYRDKERRFRRLSL, encoded by the exons ATGTTGGGAAT AGAGAACAGCGTTGACCGGCGAATGCGGCCGCGGCCAAACACGCGCGTCAACCTGGAATCGCTGATGTCGAACGAAAGCAGCCGCACTTCGTCCTCGCGGTCCTCTTCGCCGTCCAACCGGAGCCCGTCGCCGGTACAATCCGAGTACATTCCACCGGAGGCGGTGAAGGAGGAGAGCACCGTTAAGGTGTGCCTCCGGTTGCGGCCAAACTTGAAGAACAATCCGGTACGGCTGGCGTTTCGGATTCAGGACAACACGCTGCTGGCCAGAGGTTCGGACGATAATTCTACCGAGCGCCAGTACACCTTCAGCGACATCTTCAACGATTCGGTGTCTCAGGCTCAGGTCTACGAGAGCTGTATCAGACCGTCGATCTCCAATATTACGGGGGATCGTGGCGCAACCTTTCTCACGTATGGAACTTCTGGATCTGGTAAAACGTACACCTTGCTGGGCACCAACAACAGTCCCGGAATTGTCCCGCGAGCCATCGAGCAGGTCTTTGTGGAGAACTCGAACCTTATTTCACCGcagccaaatttaaaaattgataaaaccaCGATCCAAACCTTGGACGATGAAAGCGTGCGGGATGAAATCAACAAGGTTCAAGCGATGAAACGGATTCTGCAGAACCGCGACAACAGCCACGTGAGGATGAAGTCGATTATACAGAAGGAGCATGCGTTCCACCCGAAGGAAGATCCCGACCTGCGTGTCTTCATTTGGGTTTCCTTCGTTGAAATTTACAACGAGAATGTGTACGATTTGCTGGCGCACGATTCTATCTTTGGCAAGCGTAAACCGATGAAGATTTTGTCCAACGAAGGCAACGCCTATATCAAGGATCTGTCGTGTGTGTACGCCGGAAGCAGCGAAGACGCGTACAACATTCTTCAGTTTGGAATTCAGAGCGCAACGTACGGATCAACCGACGTCAACAGCAACTCCAGCCGCTCGCACAGTATTTTCTCGATGACGGTCGTCTCATTCTCGGTCGTCGACCAGCAAATCAACTATTCCGTCTACAAATTCTGTGATCTCGCCGGTTCCGAACGACTCAAGAAAACCGGAACCGTTGGCGATCGGCTCAAGGAagctcaaaaaatcaacactTCGTTGCTGGTGCTTGGTCGCTGTCTCGAAACGGtgtacaaaaatcaaaagtcgAAAAAACTGGCCGAAATTGTCCCCGTGCGCGACTCCAAGCTGACCATGCTAATTCAGTCCGCCCTGCTGGGCAAGGAAAAGTTCACGATGATCGTTAACCTGTATCCGACGGAGGAGTACTACGACGAAAATCTGAACGTGCTAAACTTTTCGTCGATCGCAAAGCAAATCGTCCTGCAGAAGAAGATGACCCAGAAGCATCACCGCTCAACCCGATTCTCGTTCTTCCTGGCCCAGGCCACGAGCAGTCCGTCCGCCCGCATCGATGGCAACCGTTTGATGATGGAGATTGAAAG ACTGAAGCAGGAGCTTGATCACGAGGCGACGGTTTATCGCGAGCAGCTTAACGAAAAGGAGCTGGAAAATCAATTTCTCCGCCAGGAGTTGCTACGACAAGAGTTGCAGCTGCGTAACGAACTCACCGACGACTTTGAGTCGTACTGCGTGCAGCGCGAAGCGACCTTCCAAACCCGCCTGAAGCAAGCGCAGGAAGCTGCCGCGCTGCCGTACAAATCGCAA ATTGCAACGTTAAACACCAAGGTTGAAAAGCTCCGGGAAACCATTATGGATATGGAGTACGAGGAGGAAGAGTACGAAAAGAAGCTGGCCGCGTACCAGGACGAGCTGCGTAAATATCGGGATAAGGAGAGACGCTTCAGAAGGTTGTCTCTGTGA
- the LOC6033485 gene encoding kinesin-like protein subito isoform X1 produces MKRAQPSFLHARENSVDRRMRPRPNTRVNLESLMSNESSRTSSSRSSSPSNRSPSPVQSEYIPPEAVKEESTVKVCLRLRPNLKNNPVRLAFRIQDNTLLARGSDDNSTERQYTFSDIFNDSVSQAQVYESCIRPSISNITGDRGATFLTYGTSGSGKTYTLLGTNNSPGIVPRAIEQVFVENSNLISPQPNLKIDKTTIQTLDDESVRDEINKVQAMKRILQNRDNSHVRMKSIIQKEHAFHPKEDPDLRVFIWVSFVEIYNENVYDLLAHDSIFGKRKPMKILSNEGNAYIKDLSCVYAGSSEDAYNILQFGIQSATYGSTDVNSNSSRSHSIFSMTVVSFSVVDQQINYSVYKFCDLAGSERLKKTGTVGDRLKEAQKINTSLLVLGRCLETVYKNQKSKKLAEIVPVRDSKLTMLIQSALLGKEKFTMIVNLYPTEEYYDENLNVLNFSSIAKQIVLQKKMTQKHHRSTRFSFFLAQATSSPSARIDGNRLMMEIERLKQELDHEATVYREQLNEKELENQFLRQELLRQELQLRNELTDDFESYCVQREATFQTRLKQAQEAAALPYKSQIATLNTKVEKLRETIMDMEYEEEEYEKKLAAYQDELRKYRDKERRFRRLSL; encoded by the exons ATGAAACGAGCTCAACCTTCTTTTTTGCATGCTAGAGAGAACAGCGTTGACCGGCGAATGCGGCCGCGGCCAAACACGCGCGTCAACCTGGAATCGCTGATGTCGAACGAAAGCAGCCGCACTTCGTCCTCGCGGTCCTCTTCGCCGTCCAACCGGAGCCCGTCGCCGGTACAATCCGAGTACATTCCACCGGAGGCGGTGAAGGAGGAGAGCACCGTTAAGGTGTGCCTCCGGTTGCGGCCAAACTTGAAGAACAATCCGGTACGGCTGGCGTTTCGGATTCAGGACAACACGCTGCTGGCCAGAGGTTCGGACGATAATTCTACCGAGCGCCAGTACACCTTCAGCGACATCTTCAACGATTCGGTGTCTCAGGCTCAGGTCTACGAGAGCTGTATCAGACCGTCGATCTCCAATATTACGGGGGATCGTGGCGCAACCTTTCTCACGTATGGAACTTCTGGATCTGGTAAAACGTACACCTTGCTGGGCACCAACAACAGTCCCGGAATTGTCCCGCGAGCCATCGAGCAGGTCTTTGTGGAGAACTCGAACCTTATTTCACCGcagccaaatttaaaaattgataaaaccaCGATCCAAACCTTGGACGATGAAAGCGTGCGGGATGAAATCAACAAGGTTCAAGCGATGAAACGGATTCTGCAGAACCGCGACAACAGCCACGTGAGGATGAAGTCGATTATACAGAAGGAGCATGCGTTCCACCCGAAGGAAGATCCCGACCTGCGTGTCTTCATTTGGGTTTCCTTCGTTGAAATTTACAACGAGAATGTGTACGATTTGCTGGCGCACGATTCTATCTTTGGCAAGCGTAAACCGATGAAGATTTTGTCCAACGAAGGCAACGCCTATATCAAGGATCTGTCGTGTGTGTACGCCGGAAGCAGCGAAGACGCGTACAACATTCTTCAGTTTGGAATTCAGAGCGCAACGTACGGATCAACCGACGTCAACAGCAACTCCAGCCGCTCGCACAGTATTTTCTCGATGACGGTCGTCTCATTCTCGGTCGTCGACCAGCAAATCAACTATTCCGTCTACAAATTCTGTGATCTCGCCGGTTCCGAACGACTCAAGAAAACCGGAACCGTTGGCGATCGGCTCAAGGAagctcaaaaaatcaacactTCGTTGCTGGTGCTTGGTCGCTGTCTCGAAACGGtgtacaaaaatcaaaagtcgAAAAAACTGGCCGAAATTGTCCCCGTGCGCGACTCCAAGCTGACCATGCTAATTCAGTCCGCCCTGCTGGGCAAGGAAAAGTTCACGATGATCGTTAACCTGTATCCGACGGAGGAGTACTACGACGAAAATCTGAACGTGCTAAACTTTTCGTCGATCGCAAAGCAAATCGTCCTGCAGAAGAAGATGACCCAGAAGCATCACCGCTCAACCCGATTCTCGTTCTTCCTGGCCCAGGCCACGAGCAGTCCGTCCGCCCGCATCGATGGCAACCGTTTGATGATGGAGATTGAAAG ACTGAAGCAGGAGCTTGATCACGAGGCGACGGTTTATCGCGAGCAGCTTAACGAAAAGGAGCTGGAAAATCAATTTCTCCGCCAGGAGTTGCTACGACAAGAGTTGCAGCTGCGTAACGAACTCACCGACGACTTTGAGTCGTACTGCGTGCAGCGCGAAGCGACCTTCCAAACCCGCCTGAAGCAAGCGCAGGAAGCTGCCGCGCTGCCGTACAAATCGCAA ATTGCAACGTTAAACACCAAGGTTGAAAAGCTCCGGGAAACCATTATGGATATGGAGTACGAGGAGGAAGAGTACGAAAAGAAGCTGGCCGCGTACCAGGACGAGCTGCGTAAATATCGGGATAAGGAGAGACGCTTCAGAAGGTTGTCTCTGTGA